The genomic region CACCGCGGCGAGGTCGAAGCGGACATTGTCGGCGGCGAAGCCGAACTCATCGAGATGGTGCAGCAGGTGATTGATCTCGGAGGAGCGCAGCAGCGCCTTGGTGGGGATGCAGCCCCAGTTCAGGCAGATGCCGCCCAGATGCGCGCGCTCGACGCAGGCGGTCTTCATGCCGAGCTGGGCCGCGCGGATGGCCGCCACGTACCCGCCGGGCCCGCCGCCCACCACGACCAGATCGAAGGATTGCTCGGCCATTGGTCCCCCTGTCGCCCTCCGCGGAGGGCCTGTTTCCCCTCCGCCGGAGGGGAGGTCCGGCGCGCCCCGGCGCCTCCGATGAAATCAGGCGGGCCTGGCGCTACTGCGCGAAGGCCCGCAACGCCTCGCCGTCCAGGCGCTGGATCGTCCACTCATCCCGCGGACGGGCGCCGATCGCGCGATAGAAGCCGATGGCCGGCGCGTTCCAGTCCAGCACCGTCCATTCCATGCGCGCGCAGCCTTCCTGCAGCGCCAGCCCGGCCAGATGGCGGAAGATCATCCGGCCGATGCCCCGACCGCGCTGCTCCGGCCGCACGAACACATCCTCGACATAGAGGCTGGGCCGCCCGGCGAAGGTGGAGAAGGTGTAGAACCACAGCGCGAAGCCGACCGGTTCGTCGCCACGACAGGCGAACAACGCCCAGAGTCGCTGCGGCGTGCCGAACAGCGCCCGCCGGTAATCCGCCTCGGTGCCGAGCACCTCGTGGGTGAGGTGCTCATACTCGGCGAGATCCCGGACGAAGCGCGCGACCAGTGCCTCGTCGCCGGGCACCGCCGCGCGCAGGACGATCGTATCGCTCACAGCATCAGGCTCAGCGGATCCTCGACCACGCGCCGGAACTCCGCCAGCCACTCCGCCCCGAGCGCGCCATCCACCACCCGGTGATCGACGCTGAGCGTGCAGGTCATGACGGTGGCGATGGCAAGCTGCCCGTCGCGCACCACCGGCCGCTGCTCGCCCGCGGCAACCGCCAGGATCGCGGCCTGCGGCGGGTTGATGATGGCAGCGAATTCGCTGACGCCGTACATCCCCATGTTGGAGATCGAGAAGCCGCCGCCCTGGAACTCCTCGGGCTTCAACTTGCCGGCCTTCGCCCGTGCGCCGAGATCCTTCATCTCGGTGCTGATGGCGGCGAGCCCCTTCTGGTCGGCGCGGCGGATGATCGGCGTGATCAGCCCGTCC from Rhodovastum atsumiense harbors:
- a CDS encoding GNAT family N-acetyltransferase, whose protein sequence is MSDTIVLRAAVPGDEALVARFVRDLAEYEHLTHEVLGTEADYRRALFGTPQRLWALFACRGDEPVGFALWFYTFSTFAGRPSLYVEDVFVRPEQRGRGIGRMIFRHLAGLALQEGCARMEWTVLDWNAPAIGFYRAIGARPRDEWTIQRLDGEALRAFAQ